A window of Pseudodesulfovibrio hydrargyri contains these coding sequences:
- a CDS encoding DMT family transporter, which produces MKQSLTYTYVLLVLSMMLWGGTWVAGRVLAQSVHPMTAALLRFGLASIILLYMCWRADGRLPRLRRDQILPVVFLGATGVFAYSYFFFTGLQTISAGRAALIVACTPVCIAVISALFCGERFSPLRAAGALISLIGVSVVIADGDPLALLAGGVSRGDFMILGCVASWTAYTMGGRAVMKHLPPLTSVAWSSFTGTLMLLPAALAEGLVADLANVRPVDWGCVIFLGFLATALAYYWYYRAISIIGASRAGIFINMVPAFAVLTGFLLLDEPIHLSLAVGGFMVISGVYLTNRA; this is translated from the coding sequence ATGAAGCAATCCCTGACCTATACCTACGTCCTGCTCGTGTTGAGCATGATGCTGTGGGGCGGCACCTGGGTGGCCGGACGCGTCCTGGCCCAGTCGGTGCATCCCATGACCGCCGCCTTGCTGCGCTTCGGACTGGCCTCGATCATCCTGCTGTACATGTGCTGGCGGGCCGACGGGCGGCTGCCCCGGCTGAGACGCGACCAGATCCTGCCGGTGGTCTTCCTGGGTGCCACAGGGGTCTTTGCCTACAGCTATTTCTTCTTCACCGGCCTGCAGACCATCTCGGCCGGACGGGCCGCGCTCATCGTGGCCTGCACGCCCGTGTGCATCGCCGTGATCTCGGCCCTGTTCTGCGGGGAACGGTTCAGCCCCCTGCGCGCGGCCGGGGCGCTCATCTCCCTGATCGGCGTGTCCGTGGTCATCGCGGACGGCGACCCGCTGGCCCTGCTGGCCGGAGGCGTGAGCCGGGGCGACTTCATGATCCTCGGCTGCGTGGCCAGCTGGACCGCCTACACCATGGGCGGGCGAGCGGTCATGAAGCACCTGCCCCCGCTGACCTCGGTGGCCTGGTCGAGCTTCACCGGCACCCTCATGCTCCTGCCCGCGGCCCTGGCCGAAGGGCTCGTCGCGGACCTCGCCAACGTCCGGCCCGTTGACTGGGGCTGCGTGATCTTCCTCGGCTTCCTGGCCACGGCCCTGGCCTACTACTGGTACTACCGGGCCATCAGCATCATCGGCGCGTCCCGGGCGGGCATCTTCATCAACATGGTCCCGGCCTTTGCCGTGCTGACCGGCTTTCTGCTCCTGGACGAGCCCATCCACCTCTCCCTGGCCGTGGGCGGATTCATGGTCATCAGCGGCGTGTACCTGACCAACCGGGCCTGA
- a CDS encoding THUMP domain-containing class I SAM-dependent RNA methyltransferase, with protein sequence MTKFSDTAPILVTCPRDMPEYLQAELTRLGFSRTIPLDAGVEVHGSLDDCMRLNLWVRTGHRVLFELKRFRAFDADELYREAKRIAWEEYIPADGYFRVDASVRDTTVNDARFAGLRVKDAVADRFTGLTGARPDSGPDTSGVCLFLHWRENRATLYLDTTGEPLPRRGYRKRPHKAPMQETLAAACVLASGWPGLAAEGGHFIAPMCGSGTLPIEAALMAMNGAPGLLRDEFAFMRVVGYTPEAWDDLLGQAEDAEVPEIKGRIIATDHDPEAIEAARDNARLAGVGDFIEFQVCDFTETEVPEGPGVVMLNPEYGMRLGEIESLKAVYKGIGDFFKRRCGGKAGFIFTGNMDLAKCVGLRTKRRRVFWNAKIECRLLEYELYAGTKKGGGPQ encoded by the coding sequence ATGACGAAATTTTCCGACACGGCCCCCATCCTGGTGACCTGCCCCAGGGACATGCCCGAGTACCTCCAGGCGGAGCTCACTCGGCTCGGCTTTTCCCGGACCATCCCCCTGGACGCGGGCGTGGAGGTCCACGGTTCGCTGGACGACTGCATGCGCCTGAACCTGTGGGTGCGCACCGGCCACCGCGTGCTCTTCGAGCTGAAGCGGTTCCGGGCCTTCGACGCGGACGAGCTGTACCGCGAGGCGAAACGGATCGCCTGGGAGGAGTACATCCCGGCGGACGGCTATTTCCGGGTGGACGCGTCGGTGCGCGACACCACGGTCAACGACGCGCGCTTCGCCGGGCTGCGGGTCAAGGACGCGGTGGCCGACCGGTTCACGGGGCTGACCGGAGCCCGGCCGGACTCGGGCCCGGACACAAGCGGGGTCTGCCTGTTCCTGCACTGGCGCGAGAACCGGGCCACGCTCTACCTGGACACCACGGGCGAACCGCTGCCCCGGCGAGGCTACCGCAAGCGGCCGCACAAGGCGCCCATGCAGGAGACCCTGGCCGCGGCCTGCGTCCTGGCCTCGGGCTGGCCCGGGCTGGCCGCCGAGGGCGGCCATTTCATCGCGCCCATGTGCGGGTCCGGCACCCTGCCCATCGAGGCCGCGCTCATGGCCATGAACGGCGCGCCGGGGCTGTTGCGCGACGAATTCGCCTTCATGCGCGTGGTCGGCTACACCCCCGAGGCGTGGGACGACCTGCTCGGCCAGGCAGAGGACGCGGAGGTCCCCGAGATCAAGGGGCGGATCATCGCCACGGACCACGACCCCGAGGCCATCGAGGCGGCCAGGGACAACGCCCGCCTGGCCGGGGTGGGCGACTTCATCGAATTTCAGGTCTGCGACTTCACCGAGACCGAGGTGCCGGAAGGGCCGGGCGTGGTCATGCTCAACCCGGAATACGGCATGCGCCTGGGCGAGATCGAATCGCTCAAGGCGGTCTACAAGGGGATCGGCGACTTCTTCAAGCGGCGCTGCGGCGGCAAGGCCGGATTCATCTTCACCGGCAACATGGACCTGGCCAAGTGCGTGGGATTGCGCACCAAGCGGCGGCGCGTCTTCTGGAACGCCAAGATCGAGTGCCGTCTGCTGGAATACGAACTCTACGCCGGGACGAAAAAGGGCGGCGGCCCGCAGTAG
- a CDS encoding M24 family metallopeptidase, whose translation MDKSVFEKRREDLKSEMHARGLSAMLVSLAANRYYLSGFELHDAQCNESSGWIVVTPGDDYLFTDPRYLDAARQVWDENNLCIYAARKHKEIAEFLKGRGVDALGFEPKALHLFDYDKLSENFDLTPTENIVESLRIIKDEDEIRRMDESMRLNHELFEYIEGELIPGRTEKEVAWLVEKFFREHGAQELAFSTIVGVGPNAALPHCIPGDTLLRENDMVLIDTGCRLLDYNSDQTRTFWVGDKPSDRFKKTMDQVRAAQQAAIDIIRPGLTCVEAYRAAYAVFEKDGVEALFTHGLGHGVGLETHEPPSLSRVGQGELEPGMVVTVEPGLYDPAWGGIRWEYQVLVTDDGCRVM comes from the coding sequence ATGGACAAATCCGTTTTCGAAAAACGCCGCGAGGATCTCAAGAGCGAGATGCACGCCCGCGGCCTGTCCGCCATGCTCGTGTCGCTGGCGGCCAACCGGTATTACTTAAGCGGCTTCGAACTGCACGACGCGCAGTGCAACGAATCGTCCGGCTGGATCGTCGTCACCCCCGGCGACGACTACCTGTTCACCGACCCGCGCTACCTGGATGCGGCCCGGCAGGTCTGGGACGAGAACAACCTGTGCATCTACGCGGCCCGCAAGCACAAGGAGATCGCCGAGTTCCTCAAGGGGCGCGGCGTCGACGCCCTGGGCTTCGAGCCCAAGGCCCTGCACCTGTTCGACTACGACAAGCTGTCCGAGAACTTCGACCTGACTCCCACCGAGAACATCGTGGAGTCCCTGCGGATCATCAAGGACGAGGACGAAATCCGGCGCATGGACGAGTCCATGCGTCTGAATCACGAGCTCTTCGAATACATCGAGGGTGAGCTCATCCCCGGCCGCACCGAAAAGGAAGTCGCCTGGCTGGTGGAGAAATTCTTCCGCGAACACGGCGCCCAGGAACTGGCCTTCTCGACCATCGTGGGCGTGGGCCCCAACGCGGCCCTGCCCCACTGCATCCCCGGCGACACCTTGCTTCGCGAAAACGACATGGTCCTCATCGACACCGGCTGCCGGCTGCTCGACTACAACTCCGACCAGACCCGGACCTTCTGGGTCGGGGACAAGCCGTCAGACCGCTTCAAGAAGACCATGGACCAGGTGCGCGCGGCCCAGCAGGCGGCCATCGACATCATCCGCCCAGGCCTGACCTGCGTCGAGGCCTACCGCGCCGCCTACGCGGTCTTTGAAAAGGACGGGGTGGAGGCCCTGTTCACCCACGGCCTGGGCCACGGCGTGGGCCTGGAAACCCACGAGCCCCCGTCCCTGTCCCGCGTGGGCCAGGGCGAACTCGAACCCGGCATGGTCGTCACCGTCGAACCAGGCCTCTACGACCCCGCCTGGGGCGGCATCCGCTGGGAATACCAGGTCCTCGTCACCGATGACGGCTGCCGCGTCATGTAA
- a CDS encoding DUF7483 domain-containing protein produces the protein MPIAHAALCENGFSSSGAVAANATVALGWKPTAVDTAHPLCDPTHHYLLTVCKAGTTVTVWRQDVELGSYTITAATYAGLLSEALTAFAGTVKGYVSRLVVVEEALDFTAFYQPSGAVAGLWVPRSLGGLAPQALLDFTDAADLGADRSGNGNHWTLPGAVQSVDTPTNNYATLNPLASTTGEAALSGGNLVIGGAGSGAPWGCGISTIGLDQPFYFEVTLGNLSAQNYAIAGILVDPVSMSSVTYPGDSADGWGIQSLNGNLYLYHAGGSSNLGAWGDAYAWDVFGLAVDPATGNAWVRKNDSAWFGGGDPVAGTSPTFSANSGMTFAAVAMLDSVGTSTVDFGQNGYACTPPEGFLPLCDASRPEPAILDPSAHYHVSTFVARAYTGTTRADPSGATVFGNLVSAGGNAAAFDGIKVQNAGTDAAYGPGETTGIIGLDLGVGNEAVWQGAVCTSTANAGFWGQNNPAGMWLEMCGTNDDPTGDPEWTLLGVSLTFNDKSGYLGQKAIQAPHSTPYRAYCVRIRSAGDAGLGPAIGEVEFCTGVPETRVDVGFDAENEDWLLVLKGLGAQPWYWVNTVCGLDRYIDPALADGEVVLSQPVTVSGNSITIPEEMMVYGWTYSVTVIRAGADTGFDIATYTGDGTALQKVDHGLGRVPFMFAAFGRSGISDKSTYWEICGADKRIDLAYATGQTTGVWGNASPTPTQFAVGGGYADSNAAGRNYVAFLFGRTEFIEELHYTGNGSVDGPFCPTAGVVERIEFLRARNQAYGWNNLDVLRNPYNPMDRTLHPHDDTAEAVADALVMASAGFKPLTGANAFNANGEEYLGLGLVRQSKYRNAF, from the coding sequence GTGCCCATAGCCCATGCCGCCCTGTGCGAGAACGGCTTTTCGTCATCCGGGGCCGTGGCGGCGAACGCGACCGTGGCCCTGGGCTGGAAACCGACGGCAGTGGACACGGCCCATCCGCTGTGCGACCCGACGCATCACTATCTGCTGACCGTGTGCAAGGCCGGAACCACGGTCACGGTCTGGAGGCAGGACGTGGAGCTTGGCAGCTACACGATCACGGCCGCGACCTACGCCGGGCTCCTGTCCGAGGCGCTGACCGCGTTCGCCGGAACGGTCAAGGGGTACGTTTCCCGGTTGGTCGTGGTGGAGGAGGCGCTGGACTTTACCGCCTTTTACCAGCCATCCGGCGCGGTGGCCGGTCTGTGGGTGCCGCGCAGCCTGGGTGGGCTGGCCCCGCAAGCCCTGCTCGACTTCACCGACGCCGCCGACCTGGGCGCGGACAGGTCCGGCAACGGGAACCATTGGACGTTGCCCGGGGCCGTCCAGTCCGTGGACACGCCGACGAATAATTACGCCACCCTCAACCCCCTGGCGTCGACGACCGGTGAAGCGGCGCTTTCCGGCGGCAATCTGGTCATTGGCGGCGCTGGGTCCGGCGCTCCCTGGGGTTGCGGAATATCCACAATCGGCCTTGACCAACCGTTCTACTTTGAGGTGACGCTCGGAAATCTGAGCGCTCAGAATTACGCTATTGCCGGAATATTGGTTGACCCTGTGTCGATGTCCTCTGTCACATACCCAGGGGACTCTGCGGATGGTTGGGGGATACAGTCGTTGAACGGCAACTTGTACCTGTACCATGCCGGGGGAAGCTCCAATCTTGGGGCGTGGGGAGACGCATACGCTTGGGATGTGTTCGGCCTGGCGGTTGACCCGGCAACCGGAAACGCGTGGGTTCGCAAGAACGATTCCGCGTGGTTCGGCGGCGGAGACCCCGTTGCCGGAACCTCTCCGACATTCTCGGCAAACAGCGGGATGACCTTTGCGGCTGTGGCCATGCTCGATTCCGTGGGAACTTCCACGGTCGACTTCGGGCAGAACGGGTATGCCTGCACGCCGCCGGAAGGCTTTTTGCCGCTGTGCGACGCATCCCGGCCCGAGCCTGCCATATTGGATCCGTCCGCGCATTACCATGTGTCCACGTTCGTTGCCCGTGCGTACACCGGGACCACGCGCGCGGACCCGAGCGGGGCAACCGTGTTCGGCAACCTGGTGAGCGCCGGGGGGAACGCCGCCGCGTTCGACGGTATCAAGGTCCAAAACGCGGGGACGGACGCGGCCTATGGCCCCGGTGAAACAACCGGCATAATCGGGCTTGACCTCGGCGTCGGCAACGAAGCCGTCTGGCAGGGGGCGGTATGCACCTCCACCGCCAACGCCGGATTCTGGGGACAAAACAACCCTGCGGGCATGTGGCTGGAAATGTGCGGAACCAACGACGATCCCACGGGCGACCCGGAATGGACGTTGCTTGGGGTGTCTCTCACGTTCAACGACAAGTCCGGCTATCTTGGGCAAAAGGCCATTCAGGCCCCGCACTCGACCCCGTACAGGGCATATTGCGTCAGAATACGCTCCGCGGGCGACGCCGGGCTCGGGCCGGCAATAGGGGAGGTGGAGTTCTGTACGGGCGTTCCTGAGACGCGCGTGGACGTGGGCTTTGACGCGGAAAACGAGGATTGGCTTCTGGTCCTCAAGGGGCTCGGCGCGCAGCCGTGGTATTGGGTCAACACGGTCTGCGGGCTGGACCGCTACATCGACCCCGCCTTGGCGGATGGGGAGGTTGTGCTTTCCCAGCCCGTTACCGTGTCGGGTAACTCCATCACCATCCCGGAGGAGATGATGGTATACGGCTGGACCTATTCCGTCACGGTCATCCGGGCCGGGGCGGACACGGGATTCGACATCGCGACCTACACCGGCGACGGGACCGCCCTGCAGAAGGTGGACCACGGGCTTGGGCGGGTCCCGTTCATGTTTGCCGCGTTCGGCCGGTCCGGCATCAGCGACAAGTCCACCTATTGGGAGATTTGCGGGGCCGACAAGCGCATAGATCTGGCGTACGCCACCGGACAAACCACAGGCGTGTGGGGGAACGCCTCGCCCACGCCCACCCAGTTCGCTGTGGGCGGCGGGTACGCCGATTCCAACGCCGCAGGGAGAAATTACGTCGCCTTCCTGTTCGGCAGGACGGAATTCATCGAAGAGCTGCACTACACGGGCAACGGTTCCGTGGACGGACCTTTCTGCCCGACGGCCGGAGTGGTCGAGCGCATAGAGTTTTTGCGCGCCCGCAACCAAGCCTATGGCTGGAACAATCTCGATGTCCTCCGCAACCCTTACAACCCCATGGACAGGACCCTGCACCCTCATGACGATACGGCCGAGGCCGTGGCGGACGCCCTGGTCATGGCTTCAGCCGGCTTCAAACCCCTGACGGGTGCCAACGCGTTCAACGCCAACGGCGAGGAATACCTCGGCCTGGGCCTGGTCAGACAATCCAAATACCGAAACGCCTTCTAA
- a CDS encoding Y-family DNA polymerase: protein MASYALVDCNNFYASCERAFRPELNGRPVVVLSNNDGCVIARSSEAKAMGIDMGTPYFKCRARLERLGVAVFSSNYALYGDMSARVMRILSRFCPGVEVYSIDEAFCDLSGVPGGAEAYARRVRATVLAWTGIPVSVGIGRTKTLAKLANRFAKKQPRSRDVFDLTTSPDPDRVLRWTDIGDVWGIGPRHAKRLRALGVTDALKFRELKRDWVQKKMTVAGLHTLLELRGFPCHGFHAGPANKKTIVSSRSFGHPVTRLDHMLEATAQYTTRAAERLRGQEAVAANITVHLQTNSFRLGQPQYSNALSVPLPVATAHTPTLIRAAKTGMERIFKHGYQYKKCGVMLSGLEPEHGRWLSLLALPPDHRPGDTPLMRAVDRVNKRWGRDTLSFAASGITRDWRMKREMRSPRYTTVWEEILTVLAK, encoded by the coding sequence ATGGCCAGTTATGCGTTGGTTGACTGCAACAATTTTTATGCGTCGTGCGAGCGGGCGTTCCGGCCGGAGTTGAACGGGCGGCCGGTGGTGGTCTTGTCGAACAACGACGGATGCGTGATCGCCCGGTCCTCGGAGGCCAAGGCCATGGGGATCGACATGGGCACGCCGTATTTCAAGTGCCGGGCGCGGCTTGAGCGGCTCGGGGTGGCCGTGTTCTCGTCCAACTACGCGTTGTACGGGGACATGTCCGCGCGGGTGATGCGGATTCTCTCAAGGTTCTGCCCGGGTGTGGAGGTCTATTCCATCGACGAGGCGTTCTGCGACCTGAGCGGCGTGCCGGGCGGGGCCGAGGCGTACGCGCGGCGGGTGCGGGCCACGGTCCTGGCCTGGACCGGCATCCCGGTGTCCGTGGGCATCGGCCGGACCAAGACCCTGGCCAAGCTGGCCAACCGGTTCGCCAAGAAACAGCCGCGCAGCCGGGACGTGTTCGACCTCACCACCAGCCCGGACCCGGACCGGGTGCTGCGCTGGACCGACATCGGCGACGTCTGGGGCATCGGCCCGCGCCATGCCAAGCGGCTGCGCGCCCTGGGCGTGACCGACGCGCTCAAGTTCCGCGAGCTGAAACGGGACTGGGTGCAGAAAAAGATGACCGTGGCCGGGCTGCACACGCTGCTGGAACTGCGCGGCTTCCCCTGCCACGGCTTCCACGCCGGTCCGGCTAACAAGAAGACCATCGTGTCCTCGCGCTCCTTCGGCCACCCGGTCACGCGGCTCGACCACATGCTCGAAGCCACCGCCCAATACACCACCCGGGCCGCCGAAAGGCTGCGCGGACAGGAAGCCGTGGCCGCGAACATCACGGTCCATTTGCAGACCAATTCCTTCAGGCTCGGCCAGCCGCAATACTCCAACGCCCTGTCCGTGCCCCTGCCCGTGGCCACCGCCCACACCCCCACCCTGATCCGGGCCGCCAAGACCGGCATGGAACGCATCTTCAAACACGGCTACCAGTACAAGAAGTGTGGGGTCATGCTCTCGGGCCTGGAACCCGAACACGGCCGCTGGCTCAGTCTGCTCGCCCTGCCCCCCGACCACCGGCCGGGCGACACCCCGCTCATGCGCGCCGTGGACCGCGTCAACAAGCGCTGGGGACGCGACACCCTCTCCTTCGCCGCCTCGGGCATCACCCGCGACTGGCGCATGAAACGCGAAATGCGCTCGCCCCGGTACACCACCGTCTGGGAGGAAATTCTGACAGTGCTGGCGAAGTAA
- a CDS encoding tail fiber assembly protein, which yields MWKYPDGTYRHNPPARVEYAGYVRDFADLTPAQRDGIGYNEAMPFKREPFTAYETEWVKGEDLVFREAVVSAVLDEAARDEAVAEALRIERDRLLAESDWTQLADAPLDDAEKTLWAATRQALRDVPQQAGFPHAVAWPEAPAA from the coding sequence ATGTGGAAATACCCTGACGGAACATACCGGCACAATCCCCCGGCCCGCGTGGAATACGCGGGATACGTCCGCGACTTCGCGGACCTGACCCCGGCCCAGCGCGACGGGATCGGCTACAACGAGGCAATGCCGTTCAAGCGCGAGCCGTTCACCGCCTACGAGACCGAGTGGGTCAAGGGCGAGGACCTGGTCTTTCGAGAGGCCGTAGTCAGCGCCGTGCTGGACGAGGCGGCCCGGGACGAGGCCGTGGCCGAAGCCCTCCGGATCGAACGGGACCGGCTGCTGGCCGAGAGCGACTGGACCCAGCTGGCCGACGCGCCGCTTGACGATGCGGAAAAGACGCTCTGGGCCGCCACCCGCCAAGCCCTGCGCGACGTGCCGCAACAGGCCGGGTTCCCCCATGCCGTGGCCTGGCCCGAAGCGCCCGCCGCCTAG
- a CDS encoding protoporphyrinogen/coproporphyrinogen oxidase has translation MRTKYLIIGAGPTGLGAAHRLRELGEADFLVLERNDYAGGLAASFKDGKGFTWDIGGHVVFSHYAYFDALMDSLLGDERLEHQRESWVRSNQAWVPYPFQNNIRYLPKDARWECVEGLLPGNRPDAPPENFAQWIDAVFGPGIARHFMDPYNFKVWATPPELMQYGWIGERVSVVDLKKVLRNIILERDDVAWGPNNTFKFPLHGGTGEIFRRLADRLAGRIEYNQAVNRIDAKTRTVATEQGLTVQYDALLNTAPLDILAREWLADAPDAMIDAAGKLTHNSVYVAGVGLDREPDAARDPRCWMYFPESDSPFYRVTNFHNYSPNNAARPGEQLALMCETSFSRHKPENVHELMDRTVDGLVNSALLRGDRVDDILTRWEMAVDYGYPVPCLARDNALSILQPGLEAMGIQSRGRFGGWKYEVSNMDHSVMQGVEWAERMVTGTPEKTYTLD, from the coding sequence GTGAGAACCAAATACCTGATCATTGGCGCGGGCCCCACCGGCCTGGGCGCGGCCCACCGGCTCCGGGAACTCGGCGAGGCCGACTTCCTGGTGCTCGAGCGCAACGATTACGCGGGCGGGCTGGCCGCCAGCTTCAAGGACGGCAAGGGCTTCACCTGGGACATCGGCGGACACGTGGTCTTCTCCCACTACGCCTATTTCGACGCGCTCATGGATTCCCTGCTGGGCGACGAGCGGCTCGAGCACCAGCGCGAATCCTGGGTCCGCTCCAACCAGGCCTGGGTGCCCTACCCGTTCCAGAACAACATCCGTTATCTGCCCAAGGACGCCCGCTGGGAGTGCGTCGAAGGGCTGCTGCCCGGCAACCGGCCCGACGCGCCGCCCGAAAACTTCGCCCAGTGGATAGACGCGGTCTTCGGCCCGGGTATCGCCCGCCACTTCATGGACCCGTACAACTTCAAGGTCTGGGCCACCCCGCCCGAGCTGATGCAGTACGGCTGGATCGGCGAGCGGGTCTCGGTGGTGGACCTGAAAAAGGTGCTGCGCAACATCATCCTGGAGCGCGACGACGTGGCCTGGGGCCCGAACAACACCTTCAAGTTTCCGCTGCACGGCGGCACGGGCGAAATATTCCGGCGGCTGGCCGATCGCCTGGCCGGACGCATCGAATACAATCAGGCCGTCAACCGCATCGACGCCAAAACCAGGACCGTGGCCACCGAACAGGGGCTGACCGTCCAATACGACGCCCTGCTCAACACCGCGCCCCTGGACATCCTGGCCCGCGAATGGCTCGCGGACGCCCCGGACGCCATGATCGACGCGGCGGGCAAGCTGACCCACAACTCGGTGTACGTGGCCGGGGTCGGCCTGGACAGGGAGCCGGACGCCGCCCGCGATCCCCGGTGCTGGATGTATTTCCCGGAGTCGGATTCGCCCTTCTACCGGGTGACCAATTTCCACAACTATTCGCCGAACAACGCGGCCCGGCCGGGCGAGCAGCTGGCCCTCATGTGCGAGACGTCCTTCTCCAGGCACAAGCCGGAAAACGTCCATGAACTGATGGACCGCACCGTGGACGGTCTGGTAAACTCCGCCCTGTTGCGCGGGGACAGGGTGGACGACATCCTGACCCGCTGGGAGATGGCCGTGGACTACGGCTATCCCGTGCCGTGCCTTGCGCGCGACAACGCGCTCAGCATCCTCCAGCCGGGGTTGGAAGCCATGGGCATCCAGTCCCGGGGCCGCTTCGGCGGCTGGAAATACGAGGTCTCCAACATGGACCATTCGGTCATGCAGGGCGTGGAGTGGGCCGAGCGCATGGTCACCGGCACCCCGGAAAAAACCTACACACTGGATTAG
- a CDS encoding cupin domain-containing protein: MNTPTAREIIEYLGLSPHPEEGGWFRETHRADESLPHEVLPDRYAGPRAFGTAIYYLLTPDTYSHMHRLVSDETFHFYAGGPCEMLRLHPDGAGETVLFGNDVLAGQRPQIVVPRDCWQGLRLLPGADFALMGCTVAPGFEYEDYAHGDRAELISRYPQFREQIIRLTAA; this comes from the coding sequence GTGAACACACCGACCGCCAGGGAAATCATCGAGTATCTCGGCCTGAGCCCCCACCCCGAAGAGGGCGGCTGGTTTAGGGAGACCCACCGGGCCGACGAGTCCCTGCCCCACGAGGTGCTGCCGGACCGGTACGCCGGGCCGCGCGCCTTCGGCACGGCCATCTATTACCTGCTCACGCCCGACACGTACTCGCACATGCACCGGCTCGTCTCGGACGAGACCTTCCACTTCTATGCGGGCGGCCCGTGCGAGATGCTCAGGCTCCACCCGGACGGGGCGGGCGAGACCGTTCTCTTCGGCAACGACGTCCTGGCCGGACAGCGCCCGCAGATAGTGGTCCCACGCGACTGCTGGCAGGGGCTGCGCCTGCTGCCCGGCGCGGACTTCGCGCTCATGGGCTGCACCGTGGCCCCGGGCTTCGAATACGAGGACTACGCCCACGGCGACCGCGCCGAACTGATATCCCGCTACCCTCAATTCCGCGAACAAATCATCCGTCTGACCGCTGCATAA
- a CDS encoding SlyX family protein → MDDRIERLESLVALQDRTMEKLSDQIFDQQKQIEDLRRLVERLAKKVRALDEEIESSGPADVPPPHYNG, encoded by the coding sequence ATGGACGACAGGATAGAACGGCTGGAGAGCCTGGTGGCGCTCCAGGACCGGACCATGGAAAAGCTGAGCGACCAGATATTCGATCAGCAGAAGCAGATCGAGGACCTCAGGCGGCTGGTGGAACGGCTGGCCAAGAAAGTCCGCGCCCTGGACGAGGAGATCGAAAGCTCCGGACCGGCGGACGTGCCCCCGCCCCACTACAACGGTTAG